CAGACAAAGACCCAGGTGCGCGGTGTCAAACGTCCCCTCCATGGCGTTCAGCCTCGCGTCCCCGTCGTCCAGCATGTCTGCGTTGACGAAGCGCGTCTCGAGACGGTCCCGGTCGCGGAAGAGCTCGTACCCGGCGTCGATGTACCCTTGCTCCAGCTCGACGGCGACGATCTTGGACGAGGCGACGCCGTCGTGGACGAGGCGCCGGAGGTCCTGGCCGACGCAGCAGGCGATGTCGAGGTGGCGCGCGGATGGGTTGTCTTGGAGGCGGGCGAGGAGTTGCGGGTAGCCTGGGCGGTGGGCGAGGTTGAAGTCGAGGAAGTGGAATTCGCCGATGCAGGGGTAGGGGAAGACTTCCCAGATCTTGTCGCGCTGTGGATCGTGTTATGTTAGCATCAAGCTATATCCCAGCTTGTCTTGTGCTGGGATGGAGTAGTCGAGGGGTATACACAAGCGAAAGGGAGAGGAAAGGGAACATGTACCATGGCGACGACGTGGTCTCTGACCTCGTCTGGCGGGATGCCGGCGTACTCCTCGAGCATCTTGCGTGCCTCGGCGGAGATTTGGGCCTCGACGGAATACCATGGAGCCGCCTTGCTCCTGTCTCCCACGACGATTTGGCTGTTTGCGACTTGCATTTCGTTCATAACTTGGGCAGAATAGTGTAGTAGTCAAGAGATATTGCTTCAACACCTGACCTCAATCTCCATTCCCACCTCGCGTCAGACAGCCCCCTTTTAAAGAGCACAGCTTAACATCCCGACGGCACTCTCGCAACTCAAAATATCCTGCAATTACTCACCTCAAAAATCAAACTCGCCGAATTCGGCTCCGTCAAGCTTCAACATTGGGACGACGGTAGTCGATGCCAGTTTATTGCCGCGGTTTACCCGCGCACCCGGATCGTGCTGCGCCTTTGCGAACTGGTGAACTTTGCTTTGCCCCCTCCCTCCCGGTCGTCTGATGTCCTGGCTTTTATACTCCCCGCTCTCACCTCGACTTCACATGGAAGGAGTTTCTCGCTAAGTTCCTGAGAAGAGAATAGAAGTGATGAGATATTTCAAACTACCGAGCTTTCTATGCAAGGGCTTGATCGACGGCGACTTCGGCTTGTGGTCTTAACACCGTCTAACCTACGCCCCCCCCCTTTGAACTCCGTCCAATAAGATTGCCGTCCACGTCACCGGTCACCATGCCACCGGTAACTTGACTACTCCGACATCCTTGTGCAGGGGCGTATACTCGATATCCGGGATGGGCACGGCGATTCTCAGGCTGGGGAGCTTCTGGAAGAGCGTTGCTGTGATGGGATTCGTTAGCTCAGTGTGACTGGAGGAGGCCCA
The Colletotrichum lupini chromosome 6, complete sequence DNA segment above includes these coding regions:
- a CDS encoding methyltransferase, whose translation is MQVANSQIVVGDRSKAAPWYSVEAQISAEARKMLEEYAGIPPDEVRDHVVAMRDKIWEVFPYPCIGEFHFLDFNLAHRPGYPQLLARLQDNPSARHLDIACCVGQDLRRLVHDGVASSKIVAVELEQGYIDAGYELFRDRDRLETRFVNADMLDDGDARLNAMEGTFDTAHLGLCLHLWTREQQMVVLRRVIRLLKQEPGVMIVGHAAGHADGIELKGVWDKPALRHNLETWEKMWAELSEQTGSRTNTTNKTYGTYCRERENSPNPVPKPCLKGELFHPLLVIVNT